From the genome of Flavobacteriales bacterium:
GTGCTACTATTTTTTTTGACCTTAAGTTGTTTAGCATTAGCCCAAACCTACAATCGGGCCTTGTTCGAGCGCAAATCGCACCAATCCGACCACATTCTTAACACGCAATTTCTTTATCAAATTACGCTTATGCGTTTCTACGGTCCTTAAACTGATGTTGATCTTTTCCGCTATTTCCTGGTTCGTAAATTCCTTGGCCACATAATGAAGCACTTCGCGCTCTCTGTTGCTTAGCGAAACATCCGAATTATCTTCATCTCCCTCGGAGGTGATGGTTTGAGTCATGATCTCGAGCACTTGTTGTCCGTAATAGGTCTCACCATTTCCAACAGCTCTTATGGCGCGCAACACCTCTTGGTGCGATGCGCTCTTAAGTAAATAGCCCGAAGCTCCAGCCTTCACCATTCTTCGAATAACCTGCACTTCTTCGTGCATAGAGAACGCTAGTACTTTAATCTCTGGCCATCTTTCTTTGATCGTTTCCGTTGTGGACAAATCCAGCTGACCATCGATATTAATATCCATCAGCACCACATCTGGTCGGTTATTCTCAATACATTTCAACGCTTCGCTGCCATTCTTGGCTTCACAGGTCACTTCAATGGTTTCCACATCCTCAAAAAGCGAAACGATTCCACTTCTGAGCATCGGATGATCATCAACCACAATCAATTTAAGATGTTTCATTGCTACAACTTTGGAATATCAATATTAATAAGAGTACCCGAATTCTCGTCACTTTCCACATCAATCTGTCCACTCATCAGACCAACCCTTGAGTAAACATTGCTTAAACCAATGCCTTTGAAATCGTTCTCCGGATTAAATCCAACACCGTCATCCTCCACAGTGAGATTGAGCGAAGAGCCATGATCCATAAGACTGACAAACACATTTTTGCATTGTGCGTGCTTTTGCACATTTGTAAGTAACTCTTGCGTAATTCGATACAGATTCATCTCAACGAGAGGGTCGTAGCGAGGCTCCAGATCAACATGATCGAATTTTATCTTGATTCCGGAACGATCACTTAAATGACGGCATGTTTGATTGATGGCTTCTTTGAGCCCAAAGTTTTCCAACACTTCTGGCATCAGACCGTGCGAAATATTCCGAACTTCTCTCACCGCTTCCTGAAGATTTGTGTTCAAAAGGTTCAGGTCGTTCGAAACCCTTTCGTTCTCACTCGTAATTGCCTGTTCCCTGATCTGCGAAACCTGTAAAGCAATGGCGGACAACACCTGCCCGATTCCATCATGTAGTTCTGCTCCCAATCGTTTTCTCTCTTGTTCTTGCCCGCGCAGCACGGCATTCATGACCGAATATTCCCTATCCCTCTCGGACGTTACATCTCTAATGATCAGAATTGCCTTGTAAAAGCCTTGTTGATGGAAAATGCCGATGAATTTCCTTGAATACGTTCGTTTTGAACCGTCTGGGCCAGTGTAAGTGTCTTCCAATTCGAACTTACCACCCTCCGACTTGAGTGTCTCGAATTTATCGTTCAGATATTGTTTTTTGTCTGGGTTATCATAAAAGTCGAAAATAGTTGACCCAACTACGTCTCCTTCTTCATGCCCTTGCGATACTTTATTGATTGATTCAAAAACCCCAAACTCATTGATCGTGGCAATGTAATCTTCCACATTTTCAAAGATGAGTCGCAGTCGTTGCTCCGAGCGTTGAAGTTTGATTTCCTGTTCTCGTTTTTCAGTACGGTCTCGCAATAATGATTGGATATATACCTTGCCACCTTCCACTCGTTTCACAAATCTCGTCTCAATAGGAATCTCAAAGCCGTCTTTACGGATGATACTGGTATCGAAGGTTTGTGGCGCGTTTGCTTCCAACTCAGCCAGAAACTTCTGATAGTTTCGCCCCTTCCATCTCGGATCTATTTGATGTGCCTTCAAATTCAGAAGC
Proteins encoded in this window:
- a CDS encoding response regulator transcription factor, giving the protein MKHLKLIVVDDHPMLRSGIVSLFEDVETIEVTCEAKNGSEALKCIENNRPDVVLMDINIDGQLDLSTTETIKERWPEIKVLAFSMHEEVQVIRRMVKAGASGYLLKSASHQEVLRAIRAVGNGETYYGQQVLEIMTQTITSEGDEDNSDVSLSNREREVLHYVAKEFTNQEIAEKINISLRTVETHKRNLIKKLRVKNVVGLVRFALEQGPIVGLG